Proteins from a genomic interval of Desulfofustis limnaeus:
- a CDS encoding PAS domain S-box protein yields the protein MVLDLIKNIALLVTLAVGLRFLGYRLEHQRIVFLILAGILFGLVGVVGMMTPLTFAPGVIYDGRSIVLSLAGLFGGPVVAAIAAPICAAYRLELGGPGALPGVGVIVEAAALGVALYYLRRQDERWVSPLSLLLFGILVHLLMLGLQLLIPGVGLAIVRQIGPTVLLFFPVAFLLIAQIFLEVERRRSAEKQIKQSEEYYRSLFENNQIPMLIVDPEQVAINDANPAAAEFYGWTQEELRSMDLAPLTGRSPEEVRETVRTVRDNGRNRTFASHRRADGQQRHVEVFSGPIRVRGRDLLYLLVVDISERREAEEALRHSEAKQRAMIQASPMAIISINRDSRVLSWNRAAETIFGWTTEEVVDRPLPLSLFGSPEEFTEASRRVFSGERMVQKEFVRHRKDGTTIDVSVSAAPVRSPDGRIDAIVALIEDISQRKQTERNHEKLEQQLLQARKMEAVGQLAGGVAHDFNNLLQVIIGHGEMMADERTMPRNLHDNLEQLLNAAQRAAGLVRQLLAFSRRQVLEMQDLDLNTVIGECLKMARRVIGEMITVVPVYGHNLATIRADRNQLEQILLNLLINARDAMPNGGTITVETENVLIDESYRQQHPYARTGRYVLLSVIDTGYGMDEETRNRVFEPFFTTKGLGRGTGLGLATVYGLVRQHDGLIHVYSELEKGTSFKIYLPAVERSAAAVGDKIQGAVVGGSETILVAEDEVQVLKLTATILEHAGYRVLTAGDGEEALALFRRNPDAIDLVLLDVIMPKLGGFAVYEQMKALRRDVRVIFTSGYSINAIHTDFVLYEGLQLIQKPCGREDLLRKIRSVLDA from the coding sequence GTGGTTCTCGATCTCATCAAAAATATCGCTCTACTCGTCACCTTGGCGGTCGGGCTCCGTTTCCTCGGCTATCGGCTGGAGCATCAACGTATCGTCTTTCTGATTCTGGCCGGGATCCTCTTCGGCTTGGTCGGTGTCGTCGGCATGATGACCCCGCTCACCTTCGCCCCGGGCGTCATTTACGATGGCCGCTCCATCGTGTTGAGCCTGGCCGGCCTCTTCGGCGGGCCGGTGGTTGCCGCCATCGCCGCTCCGATCTGTGCGGCTTACCGGCTCGAGCTTGGCGGTCCGGGCGCGTTGCCGGGAGTGGGGGTGATCGTCGAGGCGGCCGCCCTGGGCGTGGCGCTCTACTATCTGCGCCGCCAAGATGAGCGGTGGGTCAGCCCGCTGAGCTTGCTGCTGTTCGGCATCCTGGTCCATCTCCTGATGTTGGGGCTGCAGCTGCTCATCCCGGGGGTCGGGTTGGCGATCGTGCGCCAGATCGGGCCGACCGTTCTGCTCTTCTTCCCCGTCGCCTTTTTGTTGATCGCCCAGATTTTTCTCGAGGTGGAGCGCCGCCGCAGCGCCGAAAAGCAGATCAAGCAGAGTGAGGAGTATTACCGGAGCCTGTTCGAGAACAACCAGATACCGATGCTGATCGTCGATCCGGAGCAGGTCGCGATCAACGATGCCAACCCGGCGGCGGCCGAATTCTACGGCTGGACGCAGGAGGAACTGCGGAGCATGGATCTGGCGCCACTTACCGGTCGGTCGCCGGAGGAGGTGCGCGAGACCGTGCGCACGGTGCGAGACAACGGCCGTAACCGGACCTTTGCCAGTCATCGCCGGGCCGACGGCCAGCAACGCCACGTGGAGGTGTTCAGCGGGCCCATCCGGGTGCGCGGCAGGGATCTGCTCTACCTGTTGGTGGTCGATATCTCCGAGCGCCGGGAGGCCGAGGAGGCGCTGCGTCACAGCGAAGCCAAACAGCGGGCGATGATCCAGGCCTCACCCATGGCCATTATCAGTATCAACCGAGACAGCCGGGTATTGTCCTGGAACCGTGCGGCCGAGACGATTTTCGGCTGGACGACCGAAGAGGTGGTGGACCGGCCGTTGCCCTTGTCCCTGTTCGGGTCACCGGAGGAGTTCACGGAGGCCAGCCGCCGGGTGTTTTCCGGTGAACGGATGGTGCAGAAGGAGTTCGTGCGCCACCGCAAAGACGGCACCACGATCGACGTGAGCGTCTCGGCAGCCCCGGTGCGCAGCCCTGACGGCCGCATCGATGCGATCGTCGCGTTGATCGAGGACATTTCCCAGCGCAAGCAGACGGAGCGGAATCACGAGAAGCTCGAACAGCAATTGTTACAGGCCCGGAAGATGGAGGCGGTCGGCCAGTTGGCCGGCGGCGTGGCCCACGATTTCAACAACCTGCTACAGGTCATCATCGGCCATGGCGAGATGATGGCCGACGAGCGGACGATGCCGAGGAACCTGCATGACAACCTCGAGCAATTGTTGAATGCGGCGCAGCGGGCCGCCGGGTTGGTTCGGCAACTGCTCGCCTTCAGTCGTCGGCAGGTGCTGGAGATGCAGGACCTCGATTTGAACACAGTGATCGGCGAGTGCCTGAAGATGGCTCGCCGGGTGATCGGCGAGATGATCACGGTGGTGCCGGTGTACGGCCATAACCTGGCCACCATCCGGGCCGATCGCAACCAGTTGGAGCAGATTCTGCTCAATCTGCTGATCAATGCCCGCGACGCCATGCCCAACGGCGGGACGATCACCGTTGAGACGGAAAACGTGCTGATCGATGAATCCTATCGGCAACAGCACCCCTATGCCCGGACCGGCCGCTATGTGCTGCTCAGTGTCATTGACACCGGTTACGGCATGGATGAGGAGACGCGCAACCGGGTCTTCGAACCGTTCTTCACCACCAAGGGGCTGGGCCGCGGCACCGGCCTGGGGCTGGCCACCGTCTACGGCTTGGTGCGGCAGCACGACGGGTTGATCCACGTCTACAGTGAATTAGAAAAAGGCACCAGCTTCAAGATCTACCTGCCGGCCGTGGAGCGGAGCGCTGCGGCGGTGGGCGATAAGATCCAAGGGGCGGTGGTGGGGGGCAGCGAGACCATTCTGGTGGCCGAGGATGAAGTCCAGGTGCTGAAATTGACCGCCACCATCCTCGAGCATGCCGGGTACCGGGTCTTGACCGCCGGCGACGGCGAGGAGGCCCTGGCCCTTTTTCGCCGCAACCCGGATGCCATCGATCTCGTCCTGCTCGACGTCATCATGCCGAAACTGGGCGGTTTTGCCGTCTATGAACAGATGAAGGCCCTGCGCCGGGACGTCCGCGTCATCTTCACCAGCGGCTACAGCATCAACGCCATTCACACCGATTTCGTTCTCTACGAAGGGTTGCAGCTGATCCAAAAGCCGTGTGGACGAGAAGATCTGCTGCGCAAGATCAGGTCCGTTCTGGACGCGTGA
- the mpl gene encoding UDP-N-acetylmuramate:L-alanyl-gamma-D-glutamyl-meso-diaminopimelate ligase, with the protein MSDPLLDLDPALNRLPDRIESIHLMGVGGTAMAALAGMLVQRGYRVSGSDNPLYPPMSDLLARLGIPICTGYRPDNLAGRPDLVVVGNVISRDNPEAQALVRLGLPYLSMPQVLEQLFLAQRCPLVVAGTHGKTTTASMLAAALHALGSDPSFMIGGIVQEFAANFRLGAGPFFVIEGDEYDTAFFDKGSKFLHYRPEIAIITSIEFDHADIFADLEAIKRSFRAFVALLPATGLLVANLDDEQVADVVRDAPCPVQGYGCSIGRHWRLTELDIGRERSSFSLERQGQAFTRLSIGQPGLHNCLNAVAVAAVLHRLGFDQSALGRSLAAFRGVRRRQEVRGTVDGITVIDDFAHHPTAVRETLRALRQAYAGQRLIAVFEPRSNTSRRSLFQEAYASSFDAADLAIIKEPPVLKSSDRDDRLAADRLAADIGNHGVPATACADTETILAWLEQEARPGDVIAILSNGGFDHIHQRLLEILQRRRGSDACG; encoded by the coding sequence ATGAGTGATCCACTGCTCGACCTCGATCCCGCCCTGAACCGGCTGCCCGACCGGATCGAATCGATCCACCTGATGGGCGTCGGCGGTACGGCGATGGCCGCCCTGGCCGGTATGCTCGTCCAGCGCGGCTACCGGGTCAGCGGCTCGGACAATCCGCTCTACCCGCCCATGTCCGACCTGCTGGCCAGACTGGGCATTCCTATCTGCACCGGCTACCGGCCGGACAACCTGGCCGGGCGACCGGACCTGGTGGTGGTCGGCAATGTCATCAGCCGTGACAACCCGGAAGCCCAGGCGCTGGTCAGGCTCGGCCTGCCCTATCTGTCCATGCCCCAGGTCCTGGAGCAGCTGTTTCTCGCTCAGCGGTGCCCGTTGGTGGTGGCCGGCACCCACGGCAAGACGACAACCGCCTCGATGCTCGCCGCCGCTCTGCACGCCCTGGGCAGCGACCCCAGTTTCATGATCGGCGGCATCGTCCAAGAGTTCGCCGCCAACTTTCGCCTCGGCGCAGGTCCCTTCTTCGTCATCGAAGGCGACGAATACGATACCGCCTTCTTCGACAAGGGCTCGAAGTTTCTCCATTATCGACCGGAGATCGCGATCATCACCTCGATCGAGTTCGACCACGCCGACATCTTCGCCGACCTGGAGGCCATCAAGCGTTCATTCCGGGCCTTCGTCGCGTTGCTGCCGGCCACCGGTCTGCTGGTCGCCAACCTGGACGACGAGCAGGTCGCCGACGTGGTCCGGGACGCCCCCTGCCCGGTCCAGGGATACGGTTGCTCGATCGGCCGCCACTGGCGTCTTACCGAGCTGGACATCGGCCGAGAACGCAGCTCCTTCTCGCTGGAGCGGCAGGGCCAAGCGTTTACCCGACTGAGCATCGGCCAGCCGGGGTTGCACAACTGCCTCAATGCCGTGGCGGTGGCAGCGGTCCTGCATCGGCTCGGCTTCGATCAGTCCGCGCTGGGCCGCAGCCTGGCCGCCTTCAGAGGTGTCAGACGGCGTCAGGAGGTCCGCGGCACGGTCGACGGGATAACCGTTATCGACGATTTCGCGCATCACCCGACCGCCGTCCGCGAGACCCTCAGAGCCCTGCGCCAGGCCTATGCGGGCCAGCGGCTGATCGCGGTCTTCGAGCCACGATCCAACACCTCGCGCCGGTCGCTGTTCCAGGAGGCATACGCTTCCTCGTTTGACGCCGCCGATCTGGCGATCATCAAGGAGCCGCCGGTGCTCAAGAGCAGCGATCGTGACGACCGGCTAGCGGCCGACCGGCTCGCCGCGGACATCGGCAACCACGGTGTGCCGGCCACGGCCTGTGCCGACACCGAGACCATCCTGGCCTGGCTTGAACAGGAGGCCCGCCCGGGCGACGTGATCGCCATCCTCTCCAACGGCGGCTTTGACCATATTCACCAGCGGCTGCTGGAGATCCTGCAGCGGCGTCGCGGCAGCGACGCGTGCGGTTGA
- a CDS encoding Hpt domain-containing protein — protein MADQQRREQIKTYLRDQFNLSADQIDGMIPGFITSLADHLAKLEAAFADHDLPGVGKAAHTIKGALLNLGLHDCADLAYELEKKGKKQQADEEFERLFTVLRERLRPYLA, from the coding sequence ATGGCCGATCAGCAGCGACGGGAACAGATCAAAACCTATCTCCGGGACCAGTTCAACCTCTCTGCCGACCAGATCGACGGGATGATCCCCGGCTTCATCACTTCCCTGGCCGACCACCTGGCCAAGCTGGAAGCGGCCTTTGCCGACCACGACCTCCCGGGTGTGGGCAAGGCCGCGCATACCATCAAGGGGGCTCTGCTCAACCTCGGCCTGCACGATTGCGCCGATCTTGCCTATGAGCTGGAAAAAAAAGGTAAGAAACAGCAGGCTGACGAAGAGTTCGAGCGACTCTTCACGGTCCTGCGCGAAAGGTTGCGGCCCTACCTCGCCTGA
- a CDS encoding response regulator, whose protein sequence is MQQAFASRRRPGAEGSRVPVLKILIVEDEFISRALLMEMLAAHGVCHVAVNGREAIDVLRRSMQSGGGYDLVCLDIMMPEMDGQEVLTEIRNMEREFGLSGRRATKVIMTTALTDSQSIMKAFTEGCCEAYLTKPIDRSKLQATLQDLNLIP, encoded by the coding sequence GTGCAACAGGCCTTTGCCAGCCGCCGCCGACCAGGAGCAGAAGGGAGTCGAGTACCCGTGTTGAAGATACTCATTGTCGAAGACGAATTCATCAGCCGCGCCCTGCTTATGGAGATGCTGGCCGCCCACGGAGTGTGCCACGTCGCGGTCAACGGGCGAGAGGCGATAGATGTGCTGCGCCGGTCCATGCAGAGCGGCGGGGGCTATGACTTGGTCTGTCTGGATATCATGATGCCGGAGATGGATGGCCAGGAAGTGCTCACCGAGATCAGGAACATGGAACGGGAGTTCGGGTTGTCCGGGCGCCGGGCCACCAAGGTGATCATGACCACCGCCCTGACCGACTCGCAAAGCATCATGAAGGCCTTTACCGAAGGGTGCTGTGAAGCCTATCTGACCAAACCGATCGATCGTTCGAAGCTGCAGGCGACTCTGCAGGACCTGAATCTCATCCCCTGA
- the tilS gene encoding tRNA lysidine(34) synthetase TilS: protein MTSLTRRFQHGLRRHRLVKDGDHILVAVSGGADSVGLLHLLAETAGGCRLSAVHVDHRLRPGESEQEQRLVQDHCRRLQIDCRVAVVDVPAEQKGSGESVEACARRLRYHALEELRREIGADLIGVGHTNDDQAEELLIRLLRGTGLQGLAGMARKSGRVIRPLLDIGKQEIVTYLESRAIAFCLDSSNLSRRFLRNRVRLDLLPLLERDFNPAIKKTLLSMAEVFRDDDDYLEQQVAHLYDRVVDRTGGLQLAIPPVLALHPALQRRLLEKICWHSGCRPTAEHIKQLLACLMHGEQGVELHLPQRITARKIGTNLVFQQRDRQRGSSPPGSSLPPLLLPGEGVYEVPALAATISLRRFDHHPQPGPGELIVDGDRVRLPLTLRAPRAGERFWPLGAPGSKKIRRYFSDRKIPVHSRDRIPILGNQEMVVAIPGLAIAEPVKITATTRRFLLISWNRRP, encoded by the coding sequence ATGACCTCACTGACCCGTCGGTTCCAGCACGGATTGCGGCGCCACCGCCTGGTTAAGGACGGCGACCATATCCTCGTCGCCGTCTCCGGCGGGGCCGATTCGGTCGGTCTGCTTCATCTGCTGGCCGAGACGGCGGGAGGCTGCCGGCTCAGCGCCGTCCACGTGGATCATCGGCTGCGCCCCGGTGAGAGCGAACAAGAGCAACGCCTGGTCCAAGACCACTGCCGGCGGCTGCAGATCGACTGCCGGGTCGCCGTCGTCGACGTGCCCGCCGAACAAAAAGGCAGTGGAGAATCGGTCGAGGCCTGCGCCCGCCGCCTCCGCTATCACGCCCTGGAAGAGCTCCGCCGGGAGATCGGCGCCGACCTGATCGGAGTCGGCCACACCAATGACGACCAGGCGGAAGAGCTGCTGATCCGGCTGCTCCGCGGTACCGGCCTGCAGGGCTTGGCCGGTATGGCCCGCAAGAGCGGCCGGGTGATCCGTCCGTTGCTCGATATCGGCAAGCAGGAGATCGTCACCTATCTCGAGTCCCGGGCCATCGCCTTTTGTCTCGACAGCAGCAACCTCTCCCGCCGCTTCCTGCGCAACCGCGTCCGCCTCGACCTGCTGCCGCTGCTGGAAAGGGACTTCAACCCGGCGATCAAAAAGACCCTGCTGAGCATGGCGGAGGTGTTTCGCGACGACGACGACTACCTGGAGCAGCAGGTCGCTCACCTCTACGACCGGGTGGTCGACCGGACCGGAGGGCTGCAGTTGGCCATCCCCCCGGTACTGGCTCTCCACCCCGCCCTGCAGCGCCGACTGCTGGAGAAGATCTGCTGGCACAGCGGCTGCCGTCCCACCGCTGAACATATCAAGCAGCTGCTCGCCTGCCTGATGCATGGGGAGCAGGGAGTGGAGCTGCATCTGCCGCAACGGATAACGGCACGAAAAATCGGGACGAACCTGGTTTTCCAGCAGCGCGACCGGCAACGCGGCAGCTCCCCGCCGGGCAGTTCGCTACCTCCCTTACTCCTGCCGGGGGAAGGCGTGTACGAAGTACCGGCGCTGGCGGCAACCATCAGCCTGCGCCGGTTTGATCACCACCCGCAACCGGGCCCGGGCGAGCTGATCGTCGATGGTGATCGGGTCCGCCTGCCGCTGACCCTGCGGGCGCCACGGGCCGGAGAGCGGTTCTGGCCGCTGGGCGCACCGGGCAGCAAGAAAATCCGGCGCTATTTTTCCGATCGCAAGATCCCCGTCCACAGCCGTGATCGCATCCCCATCCTCGGTAACCAGGAGATGGTGGTCGCCATTCCCGGGCTGGCCATCGCCGAGCCGGTGAAGATCACCGCCACGACCAGACGGTTTCTGCTCATCAGCTGGAACCGCCGCCCCTGA
- a CDS encoding GntR family transcriptional regulator: MATQVVRKSLKDQIKTILIERIVTGRLQPGDRIKELQVARELGTSQAPVREAIRCLETLGYVDHTPHVGAMVKSFDRREVEEAYQVREAVEVYALTRLGHSRDKLLAVLSTCLEEMEKGIAEREFQRFTAADNLFHRTIVEASGNQTMIRVWDSLKIQVQVVATVVEAAMPLDVIYRMHPPIIEALRGEADDRAAHLLADHYQTIGTFWRQRSDD; encoded by the coding sequence ATGGCGACCCAGGTTGTTCGTAAGAGTCTGAAGGACCAGATCAAGACCATTCTCATCGAGCGCATCGTCACCGGCCGGTTGCAGCCGGGGGACCGGATCAAGGAGCTGCAGGTGGCCCGGGAGCTGGGGACCAGCCAGGCCCCGGTGCGAGAGGCGATCCGCTGCCTGGAGACGCTCGGTTACGTCGATCACACGCCGCACGTGGGAGCGATGGTCAAGTCCTTTGATCGCCGGGAGGTGGAAGAGGCGTATCAGGTCAGGGAGGCGGTGGAGGTCTATGCGCTCACCCGACTCGGCCACTCCCGGGACAAACTGCTCGCCGTTCTATCCACCTGTCTGGAGGAGATGGAGAAAGGCATCGCCGAGCGCGAGTTTCAGCGTTTCACCGCAGCGGACAACCTGTTTCACCGGACCATCGTCGAAGCCTCCGGCAACCAGACCATGATCCGCGTCTGGGATTCCCTGAAGATCCAGGTGCAGGTGGTGGCCACCGTGGTGGAGGCGGCCATGCCGCTCGATGTCATCTACCGGATGCACCCGCCGATCATCGAGGCGCTGCGCGGTGAAGCGGACGACCGGGCGGCGCATCTGCTGGCCGATCACTATCAGACCATCGGCACCTTCTGGCGACAGCGCAGCGACGACTGA